A section of the Festucalex cinctus isolate MCC-2025b chromosome 7, RoL_Fcin_1.0, whole genome shotgun sequence genome encodes:
- the erfl3 gene encoding ETS domain-containing transcription factor ERF, whose translation MKTPGDNGFAFPDWAYKPESSPGSRQIQLWHFILELLRKEEYHDVIAWQGDYGEFVIKDPDEVARLWGARKCKPQMNYDKLSRALRYYYNKRILHKTKGKRFTYKFNFNKLVLVNYPFIDMSSTGNGVPQSAPPVPSGAGTHFRFPPSTPSDVLSPNEDLRSPGGLYGSVARRVARGSVSDCSDGTSVNSEIEDGGTAGGEDRVERSVGGGGGPGGGGGYRGIIHPRLSHESLFRLYGGAGNPGAHPGSRGPAGHRIHPEPLSPFPVSPLPGPGGAGLLAPPLSPALSMTPASHLPYTPSPTLSPMLGSHFSFNPEDMKRYLQAHTQSVYNYGLSPRAFLQYPNIIIPQPHRPAADKAGPGGDRGAAERAERERGGERHHHAPLSHSAHHHHHHHPHSAHPHPHSHPMHHTLHLSEEPPHMSPFKFKLQPPPLGRKQSKARQSSLSSGSGSGSMSSTSGLGSSLSFGSDLSSASGSGLISASSSTQSLNSAGLPKIKVEPISDIESEEEVEVTDISDEDPDERDEDFELFAHRLSGAANHHHRHHLISNGSAAHPPLPDEDLDEDVFKAPAPPPPGLMPFLAPQHGHSNSQRGPPALKTEPGEAADASPPPHPPPQTKCIPLKLRFKRRWSEDQRMEASHEESDDKKVRPQERRDAQRNGRMETDEDGPGEGDGPPLSAYQSTVGPPLPAHRRASAELHRAAAQLSLENKDC comes from the exons GTTTTGCCTTTCCTGACTGGGCCTACAAGCCGGAGTCGAGCCCGGGATCCAGGCAAATCCAGCTGTGGCACTTCATCCTGGAGCTGCTGAGGAAAGAAGAGTACCATGATGTCATCGCTTGGCAGGGCGACTACGGCGAGTTTGTCATCAAGGACCCGGACGAGGTGGCCCGGCTCTGGGGGGCCAGGAAGTGTAAACCCCAAATGAACTACGACAAACTGAGCAGGGCACTGAG ATACTACTACAACAAGCGAATCCTCCACAAGACCAAAGGCAAGCGCTTCACCTACAAATTCAACTTCAACAAGCTGGTGCTGGTCAACTACCCGTTCATTGACATGAGCTCCACCG GAAACGGCGTCCCTCAGAGCGCCCCGCCCGTCCCGTCTGGCGCTGGGACCCACTTCCGGTTCCCTCCGTCCACCCCCTCCGATGTGCTTTCCCCGAACGAGGACCTGCGCAGCCCCGGAGGCCTGTACGGCTCTGTGGCCCGCCGGGTGGCCCGCGGCTCCGTGAGCGACTGCAGCGACGGCACCTCCGTCAATTCGGAGATCGAGGACGGCGGTACCGCTGGCGGTGAAGACAGGGTGGAGAGGAGCGTGGGTGGCGGAGGAGGGCCTGGCGGTGGCGGAGGCTACCGTGGCATCATCCACCCCCGCTTGTCTCACGAGTCTCTCTTCCGTCTCTACGGAGGAGCCGGCAACCCGGGCGCTCACCCGGGCTCACGAGGCCCCGCTGGGCACCGCATCCACCCGGAGCCTTTGTCCCCCTTCCCTGTTTCCCCCCTGCCTGGGCCGGGAGGAGCTGGCCTCCTGGCCCCGCCCCTGTCCCCGGCTCTCAGCATGACTCCCGCATCCCACCTCCCTTACACGCCCTCGCCCACTCTCTCGCCAATGCTGGGCTCCCACTTCTCCTTCAACCCAGAGGACATGAAGCGCTACCTGCAGGCCCACACCCAGTCGGTGTACAACTACGGGCTCAGCCCCCGGGCTTTCCTGCAGTACCCCAACATCATCATCCCGCAGCCTCACCGACCCGCCGCCGATaaggcgggccccggtggcgaCCGAGGAGCGGCCGAGCGAGCCGAGAGAGAACGGGGAGGCGAGCGGCACCATCACGCGCCACTCTCCCACTCagcccaccaccaccatcaccaccacccgCACTcggcccacccccacccgcatTCCCACCCGATGCACCACACGCTGCACCTGAGCGAGGAGCCGCCACACATGTCCCCCTTCAAGTTCAAGCTGCAGCCGCCGCCGCTGGGCCGCAAGCAGAGCAAAGCCCGGCAGAGCTCGCTGTCCTCCGGCTCGGGTTCTGGATCCATGTCGTCCACGTCCGGCCTGGGCTCCTCGCTGTCCTTCGGAAGCGACCTGAGCTCGGCCAGTGGCTCGGGTCTCATCTCGGCCTCGTCCTCAACGCAGTCCCTCAACAGTGCAGGCCTTCCCAAAATCAAG GTGGAGCCCATCTCCGACATCGAgtcggaggaggaggtggaggtgaCTGACATCAGTGATGAAGACCCCGACGAGCGAGATGAAGACTTTGAGCTTTTTGCGCATCGCCTCTCCGGAGCCGCAAaccaccaccaccgccaccaCCTCATCTCCAACGGCTCGGCCGCCCACCCGCCCCTCCCCGACGAGGACCTGGACGAGGACGTGTTCAAAGCCCCCGCCCCTCCTCCGCCCGGCCTCATGCCCTTCTTGGCCCCGCAGCACGGCCACTCCAACTCGCAGCGCGGGCCTCCCGCCCTCAAGACGGAACCCGGCGAGGCGGCGgacgccagcccgccgccgcaTCCGCCCCCCCAGACCAAGTGCATCCCCCTCAAGCTGCGATTCAAGAGGCGCTGGAGCGAAGACCAGCGCATGGAGGCCTCGCACGAGGAGTCCGACGACAAGAAAGTCCGGCCTCAGGAGCGGAGGGACGCTCAGCGCAACGGCCGAATGGAGACGGATGAGGACGGGCCCGGCGAAGGGGATGGCCCACCTCTGTCGGCTTACCAGAGCACCGTCGGCCCACCCTTGCCCGCGCATCGGCGGGCCAGCGCCGAGCTGCATCGTGCCGCGGCGCAGCTGTCCCTGGAGAACAAAGACTGCTGA